A section of the Streptomyces sp. Je 1-369 genome encodes:
- a CDS encoding S1 family peptidase, translating into MRGVKRAATLGAIALATVSLQPVAAQAAPHPGPQPSESVVGGTRAQQGEFPFMVRLSMGCGGALYAKNIVLTAAHCVDGSGNNTSITATAGTVDLQSSSAIKVKSTKVLQAPGYNGKGKDWALIKLAKPIDLPTLKIAKNTTYNKGDFTVAGWGATREGGAQQRYLMKATVPFVSDADCQAAYGNELTPGEEICAGRLAQGGVDTCQGDSGGPMFRKDDTGAYIQVGIVSWGNGCARPQYPGVYTEVSTFASAIATAAAQL; encoded by the coding sequence ATGCGTGGAGTCAAGAGAGCCGCCACCCTCGGAGCGATCGCGCTCGCCACCGTCAGCCTTCAGCCCGTGGCCGCCCAGGCGGCCCCGCACCCGGGCCCGCAGCCGAGTGAGAGCGTCGTCGGCGGCACCCGCGCCCAGCAGGGCGAGTTCCCGTTCATGGTCCGTCTCTCGATGGGCTGCGGCGGCGCGCTGTACGCGAAGAACATCGTGCTGACCGCCGCCCACTGTGTGGACGGCTCCGGCAACAACACCAGCATCACCGCGACCGCCGGCACCGTGGACCTGCAGAGCAGCTCCGCGATCAAGGTGAAGTCCACCAAGGTCCTCCAGGCCCCCGGCTACAACGGCAAGGGCAAGGACTGGGCGCTCATCAAGCTGGCGAAGCCGATCGACCTGCCCACGCTGAAGATCGCCAAGAACACCACGTACAACAAGGGCGACTTCACCGTCGCGGGCTGGGGCGCCACCAGGGAAGGCGGCGCCCAGCAGCGCTACCTCATGAAGGCGACCGTCCCGTTCGTCAGTGACGCCGACTGTCAGGCCGCCTACGGCAACGAGCTGACGCCCGGCGAGGAGATCTGCGCGGGCAGGCTCGCCCAGGGCGGCGTGGACACCTGCCAGGGCGACTCGGGCGGCCCCATGTTCCGCAAGGACGACACCGGCGCGTACATCCAGGTCGGCATCGTCAGCTGGGGCAACGGCTGCGCGCGGCCGCAGTACCCCGGCGTCTACACCGAGGTGTCGACCTTCGCGAGCGCCATAGCCACGGCGGCCGCACAGCTCTGA